From a region of the Narcine bancroftii isolate sNarBan1 chromosome 5, sNarBan1.hap1, whole genome shotgun sequence genome:
- the LOC138763674 gene encoding prostaglandin G/H synthase 2-like: protein MFGASGARSGQAALATLLLASLFSLDQAANPCCSNPCQNRGVCSTVGFDGYECDCTRTGFYGQDCATPEFWTWVKLSLKPTPNTVHYILTHYPGVWNIVNQIPFLRDVIMRYVLISRSHLIDSPPTYNSKYGYKSWEAYANISYYTRNLPPTPEDCPTPMGVVGKKTLPDPKYLAERFLLRKKFVPDPQRTNMMFAFFAQHFTHQFFKTDESRGPEFTKGLGHGVDLSNIYGETLDRQHQLRLFTDGKLKYQIVNGEVYPPTVKDAPIKMTYPPHVPEHLKLAVGQEFFGLVPGLMMYATIWLREHNRVCDVLKEEHPEWDDEQLFQTTRLILIGETIKIVIEDYVQHLSGYHFKLKFDPELLFNQQFQYSNRIASEFNTLYHWHPLMPDTFKIEDREYSYREFLFNNSVLMEHGITNMVASFTKQIAGRVAGGRNLNAALMKVAISAIQHSRQMRYKSLNEYRKRFSLKPYESFEELTGETEMAAELKELYGDIDAMEMYPALMIEKPRPEAIFGETMVEMGAPFSLKGLMGNIICSPEYWKPSTFGGKVGFDIINTASLKKLVCNNIKGPCPIVSFSVPQSISIKAGLVSSKSPSNDANPHALLKEQSTEL, encoded by the exons ATGTTTGGAGCCTCCGGAGCACGGAGCGGGCAGGCAGCGCTTGCCACACTGCTCCTCGCCAGCCTATTTTCTCTCGACCAAGCAG CCAATCCTTGCTGCTCCAACCCCTGCCAGAACCGAGGAGTCTGCAGCACGGTGGGGTTCGATGGCTACGAATGCGATTGCACCCGCACGGGATTTTACGGGCAGGACTGCGCCACGC CTGAATTCTGGACCTGGGTGAAACTCAGCCTGAAACCCACTCCCAACACTGTTCATTACATCCTGACCCATTATCCTGGTGTATGGAACATTGTCAACCAGATCCCCTTCCTCAGAGACGTCATCATGCGTTACGTCTTGATAT CCAGATCTCATTTGATCGACAGCCCCCCCACCTATAATTCAAAGTATGGCTACAAAAGCTGGGAGGCCTACGCCAATATCTCCTATTATACAAGAAATCTCCCTCCAACTCCTGAAGACTGCCCAACTCCGATGGGAGTAGTTG GAAAGAAAACATTGCCTGACCCCAAGTATTTAGCAGAAAGGTTCCTCCTGAGGAAAAAATTTGTGCCTGATCCCCAAAGGACCAATATGATGTTTGCCTTCTTTGCTCAACATTTCACTCATCAGTTTTTTAAGACGGATGAGAGCCGAGGGCCTGAATTCACTAAGGGATTGGGACATGGT GTTGACCTAAGTAATATTTATGGAGAAACTTTGGATCGACAACACCAATTGAGATTATTTACAGATGGGAAACTCAAGTATCAG ATTGTAAATGGAGAAGTCTATCCTCCCACTGTTAAAGATGCACCCATAAAGATGACATATCCTCCTCATGTCCCAGAACATTTGAAGTTAGCAGTGGGACAGGAATTCTTTGGACTGGTCCCTGGTTTGATGATGTATGCAACAATATGGTTGCGGGAACATAATCGAGTCTGTGATGTGTTGAAAGAGGAGCACCCTGAATGGGATGATGAACAGCTTTTCCAGACTACAAGACTGATACTGATTG GAGAGACAATCAAAATTGTAATTGAAGATTATGTGCAGCACCTGAGTGGTTATCACTTCAAGTTGAAATTTGACCCAGAGTTGCTCTTTAACCAGCAATTCCAATATAGTAACCGGATTGCATCAGAGTTCAACACTCTCTATCACTGGCACCCTTTGATGCCTGATACCTTCAAAATTGAGGACAGAGAATACAGTTACCGTGAATTCCTCTTCAATAATTCAGTGCTGATGGAGCATGGCATCACCAACATGGTGGCTTCATTCACCAAGCAAATTGCTGGCAGG GTTGCTGGAGGCAGAAATCTGAATGCAGCATTGATGAAAGTGGCTATTTCTGCCATTCAGCACTCTCGGCAGATGCGGTACAAGTCGCTGAATGAGTATAGAAAGCGCTTTTCACTGAAGCCCTATGAGTCTTTTGAAGAGCTCACAG GGGAAACAGAAATGGCAGCTGAGCTGAAGGAACTTTATGGGGATATTGATGCAATGGAGATGTATCCTGCTTTGATGATCGAAAAACCAAGGCCTGAAGCCATATTTGGGGAAACAATGGTTGAGATGGGTGCTCCCTTCTCTTTGAAGGGTTTAATGGGGAACATTATTTGTTCTCCAGAATATTGGAAACCTAGCACCTTTGGTGGGAAAGTTGGGTTTGACATTATAAACACTGCATCACTAAAGAAGTTGGTCTGCAACAATATAAAAGGGCCATGCCCAATTGTTTCATTTAGTGTTCCTCAGTCTATCTCCATCAAAGCAGGCTTAGTCAGCTCAAAATCTCCCAGTAATGATGCTAATCCACATGCTCTCTTGAAAGAGCAGTCAACAGAactttaa